The sequence CCAAGGAGCTTGGTATTAGGCTGCTCTACTTTCTGGCGATCAAGTGTGGATGTGCGCGACATCCATGATTATAAGGGTCCCAAGCCGAATGCATCCCCGGCCAAATGCGGGGGATAACGGCATCTGATTAGTTGCACCATGATGGAAGAGGACGGAGGGTACAAATGCTGCTCAGCTATCGtgattattcacgattggatcgTCTCAGAAATGCGccacctcgtgcctcgaAAAATGACTCTTCCACGACGGTGATTTACCTAAGTTAGTGGTTGACACGGGATCATCTCGCGTCGCATACATACGCAAAAGTTCgccttcgtgatttacaATTGGGCTTTTTCGCCTATCGAAGCTACCAAAGCTTGGATTGAGTCACCTTCGACTGCCAACGTTAAGATCACCCTACGAGCGTGGTCGAGCACGAGTGACAGCCAAAGGACACTTGCGAGTGGCCATCCACGATCGTGGCACAACTTTCGAGCCTTTGTTTGTTTTCCTCGTTTTCCTCGTTTTCCTCGTTGGCGTCTAGCGTTTCGaccgccaacaccatcaccatcatcaccaccactaCACCTATCTCCACCTCACATCGCTTGCGTATTACAATCGCGTATCATCGTCCTCACCTTGCACTAtgaccaagaagcgtgacaagaagcgcgccCACACCGGAAGCGCCCGCGGTGAAACACCCCCTGTTGGGCCTCAAGCCGCCTCAGCGCCACCGCCAGTTGGTCGTGAACAGTTGATTCTTAGCAATGCACCTTTTCATCCAGCAACTGATTCCCCTCGCACCAAACAGTCCAAAGACTCggtcgacaagctcaagcatcTTTACACATGGAATGAACTGCAAATTTACCACCGCAGGCTTTGCAACCTGGATAAAATCCGATCCGCCTATAACGCCACTCAATTCGTaggtcatctcgaccggcTCTTCGTTGATGATTCATCGACTGATTCCTCTAACACCAGCCTTGAGCCAACAGAGGTCGAGATGCACGCTGCGCGCTACATGACCTACGTTGCCTGGAAAGCAAAGAACCAAAGGGATCCACAGGACACCACGGTCCTTGCTGGTTCAGCGCTTGCCATTGCTGTACCTGTGATCGagagcgcctcgatggcaccgccaagcgagaagccactGACCGAACAGGCTCTGTTGAGCGTGCttttcgaccttggcacaAGCACCGGATTCAAACAAGCGCCAGACGTCTTACTACCGCAAGTGAAGCATATTACGGGTCAAGAGTGTCCTCGGCTGCGCATTTGGGGTGCGCTCGATTCGCACACTTACCCTGTCTggaccttttcgagctccgCCCAACCTTGGTGGACATTCTGTCGTCTAGCTCCGATTCCGCACCCAACCCTGTCAACGCCATGAAAAATCTCCTGTCGAGTCGGTACAAGCCCTTTTGCACTCCATATCGGCCGTGGGCTGATCAAAACCGCTTTGAGACCAAAAATAACGGTCCAGCATGGACCTAGGCTCAACGTGTCTGAACGTAGTCGAGTGAGCTCGATCCGCACCGTTCAACACCGTTCTTCAGGTCCAAGGCGTAACCAGCACACTCGATTCAGTATCTCTTTCTGACTCCTTCTGAAGCTCTCTCCTGTTTCGTTTTTCGTACGCAATTGCAATCTTGAATGTATTTGTTCGAACCTTCCCCACCACACAACGGAGACCTCCAGCGCACGGCTCTGACTGGGTGAACACTACCGTCGGTGTCACCAAGCTGCGATGTCTCGGCTTACTAACATGTTTGCTTTTCTCCTTGCCGCCACGTGCGCTTCAATCAGAATGATAGTTGCTATCCCCTTGAGAACAGTAGGTTCGCTACATCTGGATTCAGACGCAAGATAACCGCGAATCCATTGCTCGATTTCATCCGCGGCAAGGCCAAACAGGTATACGTCTTGTGCGGCAGGGCGAGAGCGTCTGGACTAGCGAAGCTTGCCTCCCACTTTCATATGTCAGTGTTTTTCATGTATCTACTTGAGTTCTTCTCCTCGATCATCTTTCCCATCGTCGCTAGGCTGGCCCTCGCCTAGCGCTCGAAAATTCCCTCCCTGTACTCCATCCCTGATGTCGCTCGCCCTTGCGCTCATCCAGCCCACCTTTTCCGGCTGACAGGTCTCGCCACAGGCCCTCAGCCGAAATCAAAGCATCGTGCATTCAACCAGCGAGTGACGCTTAGCCGGGATACAAAAAAGATAGTCCCCAGCTGTCACGCCTGGATGTCCTCTCGTACGAGAAACCTCGCACGTGACATCCGCCATGACTCATCCGAGTAGCTCGGCCATGAGTTACCTCGCACGTGACATCCAACGTACCTTCACCTTAGCCCGTGCACGTACTCGCAGGCTGGTTATCAGCTAGCTAGCCCTTACGCTCCTATCTTGCAATCCACCATCATCGTTATCTATAAGTCATATTATGTACAAGATTATACAATTGTGACACCAGCCAAGTCCAAGTGGTTGCATTTCGACGATTTTAATGATTTTCTTCCTCCCTGGACAATATTTAAATAAACAATAAGTTAAATTCAGAatctcaatcacgaataactATCCACACGACTGGATTCCACTTGACTGACGTTATTGTAACTCTACAGTAAGTTATATCAATTCGTTCTACGGAGACAGGTTGCTTATCCACTGACAGGCATGCACACGAGctttttgttttgtttgGGTTATTTCTAAGGCAGCTTCCAAGTCGGAGATACAGTATATGCCAGTGGCTGGCGTCGAAGAGCTGTAGTTGGGCGGCTTTTTGGATTAAAGTTAACAAGGAATGCGGGAGCGATTTCTTGCACATATCAGCATCCCCCGCGGTAAGTCTATGAAGCTGCCTGGTGTCGGGCGTATCTTCTTGATTTATACGCTTTGCCTACTTCCAAGGTCTTCGGTAGCCTCTTCTTATATGATTCGTTGTAGTATCCTGTAGGTGTGAAATGATCCCAGGTTTGCGACAATCTTGAGTTCAGAGGATCCCAATTGCTCGATCTAAGAGAAAATCTGTCCATCCGACGGGGCGTTCGCATGGAGATGCATCATCAGCGTCTGCAAGAAGACATTTTTCAAGTGTGCAAACGTAAGGCCCTCGATTGAAGTTGCTACAGCTTGACACATTTCGTCAGTGAACACGATGGCTAGGGCAATTTGCACTTTTCTGCTTCGACAACTGACAGCAGAGCAGTCGTTCCTGCTCCGAAGGGTTAATGAAGTGGAATTTGAGATGGAAGCGTGATGGCCAGTGGGTAATGCTGATGTCGCATCTTTCAATGGGATTTGTAGACCCTATGATGAGGATGCCAGTATCGTCTTTGTGGCGGTCGACTTCATCGAGCAAGACCGATCGAACAGCATCCCGAAGCAAGCTGTCGAGATGTTCTAAGATGAGTAATGCGGGTGAGACTGTGCGAGCTCTGGTGAAAATCTCACGAATGCTTCTTTGATCAGTCTGACTTTGATGAGTTTCTAAGAGTTCTTCTACGTTATCAGACGGTTTTGTTATCAAAGGGAAAGCGAGACCAAGATCTAGGCAGAATCAAGAATTGagattcacattcgtgattgagatGAATGCACGGCACCGTGTTGCTAAATTTGGCTGCGAAAATCGAAAATCGTCTgaaacactcacgactgagaGGACCTTTTTTGTTGCTGCGCGGCGGTACAATGTTGGCTTCCATCGCCGCTACTCGCGGAAACCTTGCTGCACGAGCGTTTACTGGCAGTGATTAGCTTCTGTATGCACACAAACAAGTGTTGCCATTCGCCGATGAGAGTGCCATCAGGCAGCTTGCGAAGCCCGATCACGCTTCCTTGGCCTCCTTGGCTTCTTTGCGAACGTCGAGCGTACCAGCTTGTTGAACGCTGGTTTCGCTTGCGGGGTCTATCAACTGAATCGACACCTGATCGTTTTGGTCTTCGGCTTCCATCTTTGAACGAAAGAATTCCCACTCTTCGACGACGGTGCCATCAGGCAGTTTGCAAAAGCCGATCTGGTTTCCCTCGGCATCTTTACGGATTTCGAGCGTACCACCCTGTTGGATGCAGAAAGTGCTTGCAGGATTTGCCATACCAACCATGCATGGGTCCGCATGCGTCATGATGAGTGCTGAATGAGACCAAGGCAGCGAGTGCGCAAGGGGGAGAGACAAAGACGACGGTAGATGTGGAGAGCTTCCAAAGAGCATTTGCTGGTTGCGAAAGGTTGTTGATGAAGTCGGTTGTCGtcaacaagcacgacaAACACGAATAAGCTTGCCGAGTCTGGTTTGTGGGGTGGAAAACGTCGCAAAATTCACAACTTGCGAATCTGCCTTGTACAGTATTTATCTGTGGGTGATGGATGCGGCTGTGCAGGTAAACTCGTGTTGCTCACCCATGCTCCGAATTTGCCGCATCCTTCGTTGCGCTTTGTATCGCGTCGTTTTTCCACACATTCCATGTGAACCCTGTTGTGGAGGGCTACTTCCCCCCATTCTTGGTGCGCCACGCTTCCTGCGCTAGACCGAATCTGTAGTAGCGAGCTTCTGATAGCGAGCCGGGTGACTAAGAACGAAAATGCTACGGCGGTGGCCTGCCTTCGGTCAGCAAATGCCATTCTTTGACTCTTGCAATCCGATGCTGAATCGAAGCTTATTCAAGGTAGAGAAAAACTACATCCGACAAGCGAAACGTGGAATGTGGGCGGAAGCCCTGTTCGCTCTCGGTAAACCGATGCATAAAGTCAAACTTACACGTGCACGTGGCACACAGCCTCAAGCAAACGGCAACTTACACACGGCACAGCACTCAAAGCTTAACCACTAACTTATACCAAAAGGAGTCTAGActtccaatcgtgaattggacTTGGGctgtaatcgtgaattttgaatcgtgaatcgtgactgttcAACTACAGCCACATGGCACTgtggcaatcacgaacgcTTATACAGTTTTAGATCACCAACGAGTACAGTTTTAGATATCgcgcattcgtgaatcacgcatTGATCACCTTGTGTGACTGGCTTGGAGTGGCACGGTCGTGCTTGAACAAGGACGCTCCGATTTAGCTGTTACCACAGCTGTGTTCTCCCTTGTCTACCATGACTTGAGCaatcgacgatgacgaaaCCAGTACACGGTATGACATGTGCATTGTCAAAATTCTGTTGAGAgaggctgccaagctgAACAGCGGTCTTGACAGCGGTCttgacagtcgtgagttatCCGCTCTTGACTTGATCTTCCCGAAGACATGCACGCGGCCGAGACGCTGTTTTGGAAAATTGTCAGCGTTTGTGTCAAAGAGCATGATGTGACCAAGCACATGTGATTCGatcgctcgtctcggctACTCAGAAGGCAAGCATCACAAGGCAATTTGAATCACAGCCCGTTAACAAGGCATCGCAGCTGACAACTGCCACTTGTGTGTGCCAGAGGATGCTCGAAAGACCCTCACCAGTTGGTTTGCGCAGGCACTCAACACAATGCAAGGATGCTCATAATGAAAGTCGGGGATTCGATGCCGACAAATACACTGCGGACTTagaagcaagcaagcacacTAGAAACGAGCACGTTTGCGGGTCGCCGCGCTTGGTCTCGATCCGGGGTGGGACGAGAAGGAAGAAAGTGGGTACGCTGATGCGCCATCGTGATTATCGCCCTGACCTCGTTTAATTCTGGCGATCTGCTCgcgtcgccgctgctgctcttcgcGTAGCGCTTTGTTTCTGGATGGGCTAGTCTGTGAGCACGAAGGTGCGAGTGATGCAGGTGGTGGAGTGATCTCGGGTTTTGTTTGTGAATCAGCGAGGTTGGGGTCGAAGATGCCTCGGGTCGTACCGAGCTGATCCTGCTCAGCTTTGGATATCGGTGGGCTtggttgttgttgttgtaatgacgatgatgaccaagacgaaTCGCGCTGGACTGCGCCAAAAACAAGTAGGCTCTCTTGCTCCTCACTTGTATCCGaatcgtcgtcctcattGACAGCGGCCGCTGGCGATTGCCTCTGCGGCTGTAGTCTAGGTGGAGACAAAGCATGTTCAGAATTTGTCGTGTGAGCTCTTGAGGCAGAAGCACGGGGCGCAGTAAGAGTACGGTCACCTTCATCCGAATTCAGCTCCTGGCTGAGACCAGGCgatgctggctgctgctgtccgTCTAGATTTTTGTGCATTCCATTGCGGCTACTAGGCCAAAGATGGGGTGACTGGAGCCCTGGTGGGCCAAAAAAAAGCATTTCCGTATCTCGATCGTCATCGGATTCGACGCTTGCCGAGACgttcatcatcgacgacgaaggGGTTGGAATGGCTGGCTTAGCATTGTGAGCGTGTGCGTGCGTCGAGAGTAGTTGCAGCGAACCGATCGGGAGGCCCGCATTGGCCAAAGCTGAGCGTCGCAGGAGTTCAAGCGAGTCGCTGAAAAGGTGAGGGTGCAGTTCGAGGTTCACATGTTGGTGGATGCTGTCAAGCTGGTGCTGTGTAGCTGAGTGAGATAAAACGGCTGCAAGTGCAAGAAGCGGGCGGACAAAGTGAGTAGATAACAAAGTAGCCAAAGCTGCATGGTCGAGCGGGTCCAGATCAAAGGACGTCTTGAGCTCGCGGCGGATATCGTCGGACTTTGATTTGACGCTGATGGAGAGAGACGAGGAGAAACGATTTGATTCGATACCGATGGAGATCTTGAGCGCGGTATCGAGCGCTGATGTTGGATCGAGTGCATGGTGAATGGCGTCGATGAggtgagcgagtcgagccgCGTCATCGGTCGAGGTTGCCACATCCTCTTGTGGCTGATGAATGCGGGTACGACGTTCGAGGGTTCGAAGCGAGATGCCTTCGTAGAATGCAGTACATGCGTCAGAGTCGAGCAAAAGAAGCCCAACCTCTTTGCGGAGCGGCGAGTAAGCGAGCTTGTAGAGAAAGTGGGCGCTTTGCTCTTTCTCAACGCTTGCGCATAGTGGACGAAAAGCGAAGCGAAGGAGACATCGATCGAGCTCATGCGACCACTCGACGAGGTTGACGTCGCCTACATTGCCTTCGACCATTCTATAGCGTTCGAGGGGGAGGAGCGTTTGAGGAGGCGAATGTCCTGGCAATAGACGACTTCAGCGGATGCTTCTGTGCACCATAATGAACGAAGCAAAGTTGGTTGACTCGGAACCAGTGGTGTGTCCAGGACACGACTAATGCAACTTGAACAGTGAAAGGAATCAATGTGTACGATCACCCGTCACAGGAGGACGTTGAACACGACAAGATGTGGGGAGGAACAAGTCGATCGAACCGATGCAATCGGATGGGGAATCAGAGAATCGCCGATGTGAGGAGTAAAAGTAGCGAACAGCCGAATCAAGCCTGCAGAGATGAGTCGATCCTGAAATGGCACCAatcaagattcacgatgtgattcgtaaatcgtgaataataTTATAATAATAAAATCTGTGAATCTTGCGCAGATAGCGCGCAAGAGGGAatcaagtcacgagtcgggAGTATTCGTGAGTCGAAGCTGCAACGCGTCGGGTTCACGTAAGTTATGTTGACTTTAGAACTGGAGCAGCACTCGAAGAGTGTGTGgtatttgtgatttcgtgattcgtgattattgCCACCACTGCTTCGCGTGCCGCGTGCCGCGTGCGTAAAATTGGACAGtcttgagtcgtgaataATTCGCGATTGGTAAGTgtgcactcgtgactgtgacttgctCGGCTGTGACGTTCTAGGACGGCAATTCACAGATTTGATTTTGCGGATGCTTTCGTAGCCATCCACTCccatccagctcgatccGGCTCGCTTTGCGTCTCGACCGAGTACCACCATCTTTTTGGAAACTAACCACCTACTTTCCCCCCATCAACGCCTTTTCTTCGCTTTTTTCGCATCGTCCTTGACAAGTCGACAGCGGAACGAATTGCTGGAAAGCGGGTTGCGCCAAGATTCGCATAgcatttacgattcacgattcgtgattcccgCCCGATTCACCGATTTCGCGCCTGCAGTCCGGAATTCGGAACGGTCAAGCTTTTGGCTCGCACGAATCATTCAGAAGTCAGCCCATATTCGTTCCTGActgcctcgagcagcaaagtcgTTCAGCAGAGCAGCCCAAAGCAGCCCAAAGCAGATATTACTGCCAACATCGTACCACTTGGCGCACCCTCGGCCATTGGCCACCGTTTATCTACGTCAGAATGGTCACAACAAGGTAGGTTTGATCACCTTTCATTTGGAGAGCGACCCTGTTGGGTTACCTTTCTTCATCAATTTTGCCGTCAGACACATTTCACCCTTGTTGCGTATCCTAACCGTCCTTCTGTTCACATCCGCATCTGCATTTTTAGAGCTCAATCGCAGACACCGCGCAAGTCGAGAGGTCGAGTCTCGTTCCCCACCGACGCTGACAGCAATTCACCCGCACCGGCGACACCCACGCCCGCTTCTCGCTCTACCTCGTCGCGAAGCTCACCCACCAAGCGCacttcgtcctcttccactTCCGCCCCTTCTTCACCTGCCGTCCGCCGACGTAAATCTTCCGTCATGAGCCAAAAGTCGCTTTCCAAGGAACAGCTCGGGCCCAAGACCAAGCACTACGAGTTTGCTGGCCCCTTTGGCGCCGCCTTTGTCTCGCTCACAGTGCCCTTCTTCGCCTACTACCTCTACTTTGGCTGCTccgagaagctcggctgcGATCTCACGCTTCCCGTACAGAACCCCGATGCGCTCCGCTCCGTCTTTGTTCGGGGCGTCAAGGATAGCCTCTTCGACACTACCGCCTGGGCTCTCTACGCTGCCTGGTATGCCTTCACCGTACTCGCTTGGATCGTGCTTCCCGGCAAAGACTTTCAAGGCACCGAACTCCGCACTGGCCAGCGTCTCCACTACAAGCTAAACGCCTTTGCTACCTttgtcgttgtcgtcgttgcttCGGTCGCCTATATCTTCCACAACGGTCCCGCGAGCTTCACCATCTTCTATCAACACTGGCCTGGCCTCGTCTCTGCCGCCCTCTTCAACTCGTTTGCTCAGGCAGTCTACTGCTACCTTAGCTCCTTCGGCCAaggcaagctgctcgctctTGGTGGTAACTCGGGCAACGTGCTGTACGACTGGTTCATCGGCCGTGAGCTCAACCCTCGCATCGGCAACTTTGACATCAAATCGTTCAACGAGCTTCGACCCGGTCTGATTCTCTGGGCTCTCCTTGACATCAGCTGTGCGTGCCACCAGTATGTCCAGCTGCACGGCCGCATCACCGATAGCATGGCGCTCGTCTGCGCCTTCCACCTCTGGTACGTCGCTGATGCGCTTTTCATGGAGTCGTCCATCTTCTCCACCATGGACATCACCACCGATGGCTTTGGTTTCATGCTCTCTGTTGGCGACTTGGTCTGGGTGCCCTTTGTCTACAGTCTCCAGGCGCGCTACCTCGCCTTCCGCCCCGTccgcctcggcatcgccgGCACTGCTGCCATTATCGGCGTCAACCTCGTCGGATACTACATCTTCCGTGAAGCCAACTCGGAAAAGAACCAGTTCCGCAACGGGACTAACCCCAAAAACCTGAAGTACATGACCACTTCGTCTGGACGAAAGCTCCTGACTTCG is a genomic window of Mycosarcoma maydis chromosome 10, whole genome shotgun sequence containing:
- a CDS encoding putative C-14 sterol reductase; protein product: MVTTRAQSQTPRKSRGRVSFPTDADSNSPAPATPTPASRSTSSRSSPTKRTSSSSTSAPSSPAVRRRKSSVMSQKSLSKEQLGPKTKHYEFAGPFGAAFVSLTVPFFAYYLYFGCSEKLGCDLTLPVQNPDALRSVFVRGVKDSLFDTTAWALYAAWYAFTVLAWIVLPGKDFQGTELRTGQRLHYKLNAFATFVVVVVASVAYIFHNGPASFTIFYQHWPGLVSAALFNSFAQAVYCYLSSFGQGKLLALGGNSGNVLYDWFIGRELNPRIGNFDIKSFNELRPGLILWALLDISCACHQYVQLHGRITDSMALVCAFHLWYVADALFMESSIFSTMDITTDGFGFMLSVGDLVWVPFVYSLQARYLAFRPVRLGIAGTAAIIGVNLVGYYIFREANSEKNQFRNGTNPKNLKYMTTSSGRKLLTSGWWGRSRHPNYLGDWIMAWAWSLPCGFATPIPYFYVAYFAVLLVHRQLRDDEACQKKYGKDWDKYCKLVRSRIIPGIY